Proteins encoded together in one Campylobacter concisus window:
- a CDS encoding ATP-dependent Clp protease ATP-binding subunit — MADITENLTAQMQETLEKGVSLAIFSKNPQVVPLHVFWALLADSNSILNQVFNKMNISKDAVELEIKSKISSLPSSSNVTKDNVSVSRELINSLENAKALMVSMGDSYIAVDTWIISALELSEIKQILSKFCDILEIKKNLESIRGGKKIDSQTGDDTLDSLEKFGIDLTQKALNKELDPVIGRDEEITRMMQILIRKSKNNPILLGEPGVGKTAIVEGLAQKIVARDVPTSLANKRVIALDMSAVVAGAKYRGEFEDRLKAVIDEVKKAGNIILFIDEIHTIVGAGASEGGMDAANILKPALARGELHAVGATTLKEYRKYFEKDAALQRRFQPIDVKEPSVNEALQILRGIKERLEVHHGITITDSALVAAARLSDRYIANRFLPDKAIDLIDEAAAELKMQIESEPYELSKIKREIVTLQVEKEALKMEDADKNKERLGEIEKEIADLNEKKLALDTKFENEKAVFGGISKATKEIDSLKSQAEIAKRNGDLQKAAEIEYGKIADAKKHKHELEEKWEHMKKEGVLLKNQVDEELVAEILSKWTGISVKKMLTSEKEKYLRIEEHLRESVVGQDDALHALARAVKRNKAGLNEGQRPIGSFLFLGPTGVGKTQSAKALAKFLFDDEKALIRFDMSEYMEKHSVSRLLGAPPGYVGYDEGGQLTEAVRRRPYSVILFDEVEKAHKDVFNILLGILDDGRATDNKGVTVDFKNTIIILTSNIASNFIMELKGEDRDVAVKNELKNYFKPEFLNRLDDTIIFNPLNEQGLISIVEIMFKELEKTLHNRGIKAVLSEEAKKFIAKAGFDIVYGARPLRRALYELVEDKIADMILKDELESGDEITIDSNGEKIIIKKK; from the coding sequence ATGGCTGACATAACAGAAAATTTAACAGCGCAGATGCAAGAGACACTTGAAAAAGGCGTTAGCTTAGCGATCTTTTCTAAAAATCCACAAGTTGTGCCACTTCACGTCTTTTGGGCTTTGCTCGCTGATAGTAATTCTATTTTAAATCAAGTATTTAATAAGATGAACATAAGCAAAGACGCAGTCGAGCTTGAGATAAAAAGTAAGATCTCGTCACTCCCAAGCAGCTCAAACGTCACAAAAGATAACGTTTCAGTTTCAAGAGAGCTTATAAATTCGCTTGAAAATGCAAAAGCTTTAATGGTAAGTATGGGCGATAGCTACATAGCTGTTGATACATGGATCATCTCGGCTCTTGAGCTTAGTGAGATCAAACAAATTTTAAGCAAATTTTGCGATATTTTAGAGATCAAAAAGAACCTTGAAAGCATAAGAGGCGGTAAAAAGATAGATAGCCAAACTGGCGATGATACCCTTGATAGCTTAGAGAAATTTGGTATCGACCTAACGCAAAAAGCGCTAAATAAAGAGCTTGATCCAGTCATCGGCCGTGATGAAGAGATCACTAGGATGATGCAAATTTTAATAAGAAAGAGCAAAAATAACCCTATCTTGCTTGGTGAGCCAGGTGTTGGTAAAACAGCTATCGTTGAGGGGTTAGCTCAAAAGATAGTTGCTCGCGATGTGCCAACAAGCCTTGCAAACAAGCGTGTCATCGCGCTTGATATGAGTGCAGTTGTAGCTGGTGCAAAGTATAGAGGCGAGTTTGAAGATAGGCTAAAAGCTGTCATTGACGAGGTTAAAAAAGCTGGCAATATCATACTTTTTATAGATGAAATTCACACCATAGTTGGAGCTGGCGCGAGCGAGGGCGGAATGGATGCAGCAAATATCCTAAAACCAGCTCTTGCGCGTGGTGAGCTTCACGCTGTTGGTGCGACAACATTAAAAGAGTATAGAAAATACTTTGAAAAAGATGCAGCACTTCAAAGACGTTTTCAGCCGATAGACGTCAAAGAGCCAAGCGTAAATGAGGCGCTTCAAATTTTACGTGGTATAAAAGAGCGCCTAGAAGTTCACCACGGCATCACGATAACAGATAGCGCGCTAGTTGCCGCAGCAAGGCTAAGTGACCGCTACATCGCAAATCGCTTCTTGCCAGATAAGGCGATAGACCTTATAGATGAGGCTGCAGCTGAGCTTAAGATGCAAATAGAGAGCGAGCCATACGAGCTTTCAAAGATAAAACGCGAGATCGTAACGCTTCAAGTAGAAAAAGAAGCGCTAAAGATGGAGGATGCGGATAAAAACAAAGAGAGACTTGGCGAGATCGAAAAAGAGATAGCTGACCTAAATGAGAAAAAGCTAGCGCTTGATACTAAATTTGAAAACGAAAAGGCTGTTTTTGGCGGAATTTCAAAAGCAACAAAAGAGATCGATAGCTTAAAATCACAAGCTGAGATAGCAAAAAGAAATGGCGATCTTCAAAAAGCTGCCGAGATAGAATACGGCAAAATAGCAGACGCTAAAAAGCACAAACACGAGCTTGAAGAAAAATGGGAGCACATGAAAAAAGAGGGCGTGCTTCTTAAAAATCAAGTCGATGAAGAGCTTGTAGCTGAAATTTTGAGCAAATGGACTGGAATTTCAGTTAAAAAGATGCTAACAAGCGAAAAAGAGAAATATCTGCGCATCGAAGAGCATCTAAGAGAGAGCGTTGTCGGTCAAGATGACGCACTACACGCACTTGCACGTGCTGTTAAGAGAAACAAAGCTGGTCTAAATGAGGGTCAAAGGCCGATTGGTTCATTTTTATTTCTTGGACCAACAGGCGTTGGTAAAACTCAGTCAGCTAAGGCTTTGGCTAAGTTCTTATTTGACGATGAGAAGGCACTTATCCGCTTTGATATGAGCGAATATATGGAAAAACATAGCGTGAGCAGGCTTCTTGGTGCGCCTCCAGGATATGTAGGCTACGATGAGGGCGGTCAGCTAACAGAGGCGGTTCGCAGAAGACCTTACTCAGTCATACTTTTTGACGAGGTTGAAAAGGCTCACAAGGATGTATTTAACATACTTCTTGGCATACTTGATGACGGACGCGCGACTGATAATAAGGGCGTAACGGTTGATTTTAAAAACACGATCATCATTTTAACCTCAAACATCGCTTCAAATTTCATAATGGAGCTAAAGGGCGAAGACCGTGACGTGGCTGTTAAAAACGAGCTTAAAAACTACTTTAAACCTGAGTTTTTAAATAGGCTTGATGATACTATCATCTTTAATCCTCTAAACGAGCAAGGCTTAATATCTATCGTTGAGATCATGTTTAAAGAGCTTGAAAAAACTCTTCACAACCGCGGTATCAAGGCAGTTTTAAGCGAAGAAGCTAAGAAATTTATCGCAAAAGCTGGCTTTGACATAGTCTATGGAGCAAGACCTCTTAGAAGAGCACTTTATGAGCTAGTTGAAGATAAGATCGCTGATATGATCTTGAAAGATGAGCTTGAAAGTGGCGATGAGATCACCATTGATAGTAACGGCGAGAAGATCATCATTAAGAAAAAATAA
- a CDS encoding SH3 domain-containing protein, with protein sequence MVKRTLFIAILALNLFAANTDEVSVFDMMDEAREDKFVNSPSSKPQTKTPSEEEISRKLVSPRSIAPQPERITPEQMRNIVPTNEPDISVPDNQVYDKIKIKELLLKATNIPKNVVVGEIFSVEIVADTQSDLEFEFETQLDETNIKWLNKKNFQWVKGEENKYIGTFYLEATSIDAKTLRVSLDLKRNGENYQNSNINIFLPKLKELRSDENYNHIVADNLEVKKFKTTKFDDINNIMVVEIYGNNVDLSAFNIENKTILKQGVDTINGDFNSQSAYYFAVFKPNKKTLDFNYYNLKKAKFESFSLPVSVEEDEVSTQIGLNPKQSEFSTYKDITIYSLVAIFILLAIWRRKLSYFFVAAVFIALGIYTYNPFGKAVLKPDVSVTILPTKNSTVFYTSRKNENVEILDTKDDYSKILFADGKIGWVRKGDLVKN encoded by the coding sequence TTGGTAAAACGAACACTTTTTATCGCCATACTCGCGCTAAATTTATTTGCTGCAAACACTGACGAAGTCAGCGTTTTTGACATGATGGATGAGGCAAGAGAGGATAAATTTGTAAATAGCCCAAGCTCAAAGCCACAAACAAAGACTCCAAGCGAAGAAGAAATATCAAGAAAGCTCGTATCTCCACGCTCTATCGCCCCACAGCCAGAGCGTATCACTCCAGAGCAGATGCGAAATATCGTGCCGACAAACGAACCAGACATCAGTGTTCCTGATAATCAAGTCTATGACAAGATAAAAATAAAAGAGCTCCTTTTAAAAGCGACAAATATCCCTAAAAATGTCGTCGTAGGAGAAATTTTTAGCGTTGAGATCGTAGCTGATACGCAAAGTGACCTTGAGTTTGAGTTTGAGACACAGCTTGATGAGACAAATATCAAATGGCTAAATAAGAAGAATTTTCAATGGGTAAAAGGCGAAGAAAACAAATACATCGGCACTTTCTACCTTGAAGCAACAAGCATTGATGCAAAGACTTTACGAGTTAGCTTGGATCTAAAAAGAAATGGCGAGAACTATCAAAACTCAAACATAAATATCTTTTTACCAAAGCTAAAAGAGCTTAGAAGTGACGAGAACTACAACCACATCGTCGCTGACAACCTTGAGGTAAAGAAATTTAAAACGACTAAATTTGATGATATAAACAACATCATGGTCGTTGAAATTTACGGCAATAATGTCGATCTAAGCGCATTTAATATCGAAAATAAAACTATCCTAAAGCAAGGCGTAGATACGATAAACGGCGACTTTAACTCACAAAGTGCATATTATTTTGCAGTGTTTAAGCCAAACAAAAAGACACTTGACTTTAACTACTACAACCTAAAAAAAGCTAAATTTGAGAGCTTTTCGCTGCCGGTGAGCGTCGAAGAAGACGAGGTTAGCACGCAAATCGGTCTAAATCCAAAGCAAAGCGAATTTAGCACTTACAAAGATATCACGATCTACTCTTTGGTCGCTATCTTTATCTTGCTAGCGATCTGGCGAAGAAAGCTAAGCTACTTCTTTGTGGCAGCTGTTTTTATCGCACTAGGGATTTACACTTACAATCCTTTTGGCAAAGCAGTGCTTAAGCCTGATGTTAGCGTCACTATCTTGCCGACTAAAAATTCAACCGTTTTTTATACATCTCGTAAAAACGAAAATGTTGAAATTTTAGACACAAAAGATGACTACTCAAAAATTTTATTTGCGGACGGCAAAATCGGCTGGGTAAGAAAGGGTGATCTTGTCAAAAATTAG
- the purQ gene encoding phosphoribosylformylglycinamidine synthase I — MKVAIILFPGTNCEEDTAHAFKLLGCQTQIIWHKEDKIDADLVVLPGGFSYGDYLRTAAIAKFSPAMQAVKEHAKKGGYILGICNGFQMLLELGLLKGAMRRNENLNFVSKYHHLKVISNNNKFLANLAKDEVVNIPIAHGEGNYYTDEDTLKSLYDNEQVLLKYCDINGNEINPNGSVDSIAGICDESKKIFGLMPHPERACEKILGTDDGMKMLKGLVW; from the coding sequence ATGAAAGTAGCCATCATACTTTTTCCTGGCACAAACTGCGAAGAAGACACAGCTCACGCTTTTAAGCTACTTGGCTGCCAAACGCAGATCATCTGGCACAAAGAAGATAAGATCGATGCTGATCTAGTCGTTTTACCCGGTGGTTTTAGCTATGGCGACTATCTAAGGACGGCTGCGATAGCTAAATTTAGCCCAGCTATGCAGGCTGTAAAAGAGCATGCGAAAAAAGGTGGCTACATATTGGGAATTTGCAATGGCTTTCAGATGCTTCTTGAACTTGGACTTTTAAAAGGTGCGATGAGAAGAAATGAAAATTTAAATTTCGTCTCAAAATACCACCACCTAAAAGTGATCTCAAATAACAATAAATTCCTAGCAAATTTAGCCAAAGACGAGGTGGTAAATATACCTATCGCTCACGGCGAGGGCAACTACTATACAGACGAAGATACACTAAAAAGCCTATATGATAACGAGCAAGTTCTACTAAAATACTGTGACATCAACGGCAATGAGATAAATCCAAATGGCTCAGTTGATAGCATAGCTGGGATTTGCGATGAGAGCAAAAAGATCTTTGGTCTTATGCCTCACCCTGAACGCGCTTGCGAGAAAATTTTAGGCACAGATGATGGCATGAAGATGTTAAAAGGGCTAGTTTGGTAA
- the purS gene encoding phosphoribosylformylglycinamidine synthase subunit PurS gives MKAVVNIALRSGVLDPAGKAVEHALNSLGFSGVSNVRIGKQIVLDIDESDKNKAKEQLKVMCEELLANTVIEDYEIVL, from the coding sequence ATGAAAGCTGTCGTAAATATAGCATTAAGAAGTGGGGTCCTTGACCCTGCTGGTAAGGCGGTGGAGCATGCGCTAAATTCACTTGGGTTTAGCGGTGTTTCAAATGTCAGGATAGGCAAACAAATCGTTTTAGATATCGACGAGAGCGATAAAAATAAAGCAAAAGAGCAGCTAAAAGTGATGTGTGAAGAGCTTCTAGCAAACACCGTCATCGAAGACTACGAGATCGTGCTATGA
- the purC gene encoding phosphoribosylaminoimidazolesuccinocarboxamide synthase, which translates to MQKRELIYEGKGKKMYATDDPNLLVAEFKDDLTAFDAQKRGNEAGKGALNNKISTQLFKLLESKGIVTDLVETISDTEQVVKKCEIIPLEVVVRNIATGSLSKRLGIKEGTVLPFTLVEFYYKNDDLHDPLVTDEHCIIMGLVKSEKDLQTLRHTAREINSILFKFFAERNLKLVDFKVEFGIDKDGNIILADEISPDSCRFWDATTNEKLDKDRFRQDLGSVKVAYEEVLRRILS; encoded by the coding sequence ATGCAAAAAAGAGAGCTTATCTACGAGGGAAAAGGCAAGAAAATGTACGCCACAGACGATCCAAATCTACTTGTGGCTGAATTTAAAGACGATCTAACAGCATTTGATGCCCAAAAAAGAGGCAACGAAGCTGGCAAAGGCGCACTAAACAACAAAATCTCTACTCAGCTTTTTAAACTGCTAGAGAGCAAAGGTATCGTCACTGACCTTGTTGAGACCATCAGCGACACTGAGCAAGTGGTCAAAAAATGTGAGATCATACCTCTTGAAGTTGTTGTGAGAAATATCGCGACTGGCTCACTTAGCAAAAGACTTGGCATAAAAGAAGGCACAGTTCTACCTTTTACACTTGTTGAGTTCTACTACAAAAACGACGATTTGCACGATCCTTTGGTGACTGACGAGCACTGCATCATCATGGGTCTAGTAAAGAGCGAAAAAGACCTTCAAACACTAAGACACACAGCAAGAGAGATCAACTCTATCTTATTTAAATTCTTTGCAGAGAGAAATTTAAAACTAGTTGATTTTAAAGTCGAATTTGGTATCGACAAAGATGGCAACATCATCTTAGCTGACGAGATAAGCCCTGATAGCTGCAGATTTTGGGATGCGACAACAAACGAAAAACTTGACAAAGATAGATTTAGACAAGACCTTGGTAGCGTAAAAGTAGCTTACGAAGAAGTTTTAAGAAGAATTCTTTCTTAA
- a CDS encoding CorA family divalent cation transporter codes for MSYKNVVCGYFYGEEFDYITLISPSQKQVFKFLFKDGKIYKEDFDHECDKDMFEAALKGLCNEFANKILEHQDELNEYEKIYASQKNFEKFIKRHHFLKYEIRKFQNSISHFYEALAICQSEQQGLKKELKNSIHEASVFKTIANEYAYRVEDIYTFIQSAKNDKINKNIYLLTLISALFLPLNFITGFFGMNTNGMFLSSFKDGTLIVFAFVAMLCVLFFIFYYRSNKDIS; via the coding sequence ATGAGCTATAAAAACGTGGTTTGTGGATATTTTTATGGAGAAGAGTTTGACTACATCACGCTCATCTCGCCATCGCAAAAGCAAGTTTTTAAATTTTTATTTAAGGACGGCAAAATTTATAAAGAAGACTTTGATCATGAGTGTGATAAAGATATGTTTGAAGCTGCTCTTAAGGGACTTTGCAATGAATTTGCAAATAAAATTTTAGAGCACCAAGACGAGCTAAATGAGTATGAGAAAATTTATGCTAGCCAGAAAAATTTTGAGAAATTTATAAAAAGGCACCACTTTTTAAAGTATGAGATCAGAAAATTTCAAAATAGCATTTCACACTTTTACGAAGCTCTTGCGATCTGCCAAAGTGAGCAGCAAGGGCTAAAAAAAGAGCTTAAAAACAGCATCCACGAAGCAAGTGTCTTTAAAACCATAGCCAACGAATACGCCTATAGAGTTGAGGATATCTATACATTTATACAAAGCGCTAAAAACGACAAGATAAATAAAAACATCTACCTCTTAACGCTCATTTCGGCTCTATTTTTGCCGTTAAATTTCATCACTGGCTTTTTTGGCATGAATACAAACGGCATGTTTTTAAGCTCATTTAAAGACGGTACATTGATAGTTTTTGCCTTTGTAGCGATGCTTTGCGTGCTATTTTTTATATTTTATTACAGATCAAATAAGGATATTAGTTAA
- a CDS encoding lysophospholipid acyltransferase family protein, translating to MSKIRAFFFSIEFVISVVIVVFFMWLFNSKNRAIRKFWGRSQRFFGGYKLEVIGKFSDEANILLINHQSMLDIIVLEEIHPKNICWIAKAQIGKIPIIGKILSLPKMIAVERENKHSLIKLLSEAKDRVENGRVLAIFPEGTRSQTKELLPFKGGAKLLVEKLNLKVQPIVIVGSDAMKVKEFSFKKADIKLFCLDLVDTSKENWLEATRESMQKVLDENRK from the coding sequence TTGTCAAAAATTAGAGCTTTTTTCTTTTCTATTGAATTTGTGATAAGCGTCGTTATTGTCGTATTTTTTATGTGGCTCTTTAACTCTAAAAATAGAGCCATAAGAAAATTTTGGGGCAGATCGCAGAGATTTTTTGGTGGATATAAGCTAGAAGTTATCGGTAAATTTAGCGACGAAGCAAATATCTTGCTAATAAATCACCAAAGCATGCTTGACATCATCGTACTTGAAGAGATCCATCCTAAAAATATCTGCTGGATCGCAAAGGCACAGATAGGCAAGATCCCGATCATCGGTAAAATTTTGAGCCTTCCAAAGATGATAGCGGTCGAGCGAGAAAATAAGCACTCTCTAATAAAGCTTTTAAGCGAAGCAAAAGACAGAGTAGAAAATGGCCGTGTTTTAGCGATATTTCCAGAAGGCACAAGGTCTCAAACTAAAGAATTATTACCATTTAAGGGTGGCGCAAAGCTGCTAGTTGAAAAGCTAAATTTAAAGGTTCAGCCTATCGTAATCGTCGGAAGCGATGCGATGAAAGTGAAAGAATTTAGCTTTAAAAAAGCTGACATCAAGCTCTTTTGTCTTGATCTAGTCGATACCTCAAAAGAAAACTGGCTAGAGGCGACTAGGGAGAGCATGCAAAAAGTCTTAGACGAAAATAGAAAATAA
- the lpxD gene encoding UDP-3-O-(3-hydroxymyristoyl)glucosamine N-acyltransferase, producing the protein MKLSEIALKVDATFSGEDLEIFALNSLKNANKAELTYCDGEKNAKFISTSNAGAILVTKSLLDLVPAGMVALVCDNPHLAFAILSKIYAKPLFCEPKPSNIAQSATIMPNVYIGSNVSVGENTIVMAGAFLGDNVTIGKNCIIHPNVVIYNDCVIGNECHLLANCVIGSDGFGYAHTKTGEHVKIYHNGNVVLGDFVEIGACTTIDRGVFESTMIANYTKIDNLVQIGHNCELGNGCLIVSQTGLAGSTVLGRNVVMGGQSGSAGHVKVGDFAQIAARGGVSKDLPGGKKYAGAYPIMELSEQFKLQAKILRFFKKN; encoded by the coding sequence ATGAAACTAAGCGAAATAGCCTTAAAAGTAGATGCTACTTTTAGCGGAGAAGATCTTGAAATTTTTGCTCTGAATTCTTTAAAAAATGCAAATAAAGCTGAGCTAACATACTGCGATGGCGAGAAAAATGCTAAATTTATAAGCACTTCAAACGCTGGAGCTATCTTGGTGACAAAATCGCTTTTGGACCTAGTGCCAGCTGGCATGGTAGCGCTTGTGTGCGACAACCCGCACCTTGCATTTGCTATCCTTAGTAAAATTTACGCTAAGCCGCTTTTTTGCGAGCCAAAACCATCAAACATCGCCCAGAGCGCCACTATAATGCCAAATGTCTATATCGGCTCAAACGTGAGCGTTGGCGAAAATACGATAGTGATGGCTGGGGCATTTTTGGGCGATAACGTAACTATCGGTAAAAACTGCATCATCCACCCTAACGTCGTCATCTATAATGACTGCGTCATCGGCAATGAGTGCCACCTGCTAGCAAACTGCGTTATAGGCAGCGACGGCTTTGGCTATGCGCATACAAAAACTGGCGAGCATGTGAAAATTTATCACAATGGCAACGTTGTTTTAGGCGATTTTGTCGAGATCGGCGCTTGCACGACGATAGATCGTGGCGTTTTTGAAAGCACGATGATCGCAAACTACACAAAGATAGACAATCTCGTTCAAATAGGCCACAACTGCGAGCTTGGGAATGGCTGCCTCATCGTCTCACAAACTGGACTTGCTGGCTCTACAGTGCTAGGCAGAAACGTTGTCATGGGCGGACAAAGTGGCTCGGCTGGACACGTAAAAGTGGGCGACTTTGCGCAGATCGCAGCACGCGGAGGCGTTAGTAAAGACCTGCCTGGTGGCAAAAAATACGCTGGAGCCTATCCAATAATGGAGCTTTCAGAGCAGTTTAAACTACAAGCAAAGATATTGAGATTTTTTAAGAAAAACTAA
- the ilvN gene encoding acetolactate synthase small subunit, with protein MRRTISVIVLNEHGVLARISGLFAGRGYNIDTLTVAPIPESNFSRLSIVTSGDERVLEQIVKQLHKLIPTYKVIESGEFVEKEMALVKIPLGENFAGLEAILKTYNGIVTNTNENYIVVMVADDASRVESFLKSIKKFNPVDVVRGGSVIMDI; from the coding sequence ATCAGAAGAACGATTTCTGTTATAGTTTTAAATGAACATGGCGTTTTGGCTAGGATTTCTGGGCTTTTTGCGGGCAGGGGCTACAACATCGACACGCTCACGGTCGCTCCGATACCTGAGAGTAACTTCTCAAGGCTAAGCATCGTCACAAGCGGCGATGAGAGGGTTTTAGAGCAGATCGTAAAACAGCTTCACAAGCTCATCCCAACATACAAAGTCATAGAAAGTGGCGAATTTGTCGAAAAAGAGATGGCTCTTGTGAAAATCCCGCTTGGTGAAAATTTTGCCGGCCTTGAGGCGATACTAAAGACATACAATGGCATCGTCACAAATACAAATGAAAACTACATCGTCGTTATGGTGGCTGACGATGCGAGCAGGGTAGAGAGCTTTTTAAAATCGATAAAGAAATTTAACCCAGTTGATGTCGTGCGCGGCGGATCTGTGATAATGGATATATGA
- a CDS encoding acetolactate synthase large subunit, with protein sequence MKQFSGSQMISEALHEEGVEIVFGYPGGAALNIYDETYKQTYFKHVLVRHEQAAVHAADGYARVSGKVGVAFVTSGPGFTNAVTGLATAYSDSIPVVLISGQVPTFMIGTDAFQEIDAVGISRPCVKHNFLVNSVEELPRIIKEAFYIARSGRPGPVHIDIPKNVTSRLGDFVYPKEISIPSYKPTYKGNSKQIKKAAAAINEAKRPLLYIGGGAVASNASEIIRKFMKKTGIPAVETLMALGVLDAKDKLNLGMAGMHGSYASNMALSECDLLISLGARFCDRVTGRTDEFAKHAKIIHIDIDPSSISKIINAHYPIVGDLTNVLSELYEEVKGEPKNYAPWREILDRYQKLNPLGYTDSDKVLKPQWVVEETAKIVGPETIIATDVGQHQMWVAQFYPFNRARQLVTSGGLGTMGYGLPAAIGAKCAMPEHLVVNFTGDGSILMNIQELMTAYETNVPVINIILNNNFLGMVRQWQTFFYEKRYSSTDLSLQPDFVKIAEGFGGVGFVCKSKDEFKKALKEAIKSKKSALIDVRIDRFEDVLPMVPAGAAIYNMILKSKEEK encoded by the coding sequence ATAAAACAATTTTCTGGTTCACAGATGATAAGCGAAGCCTTGCACGAAGAGGGCGTTGAGATAGTTTTTGGCTATCCTGGCGGTGCAGCTTTAAATATCTACGACGAGACATATAAACAAACTTATTTTAAACACGTCTTGGTTCGCCACGAGCAAGCTGCCGTTCACGCAGCAGACGGATACGCTAGGGTTAGCGGCAAAGTTGGCGTGGCATTTGTGACAAGCGGTCCTGGCTTTACAAACGCGGTCACTGGTCTTGCCACAGCTTACAGCGACAGCATCCCAGTTGTGCTTATAAGCGGTCAAGTACCAACCTTTATGATTGGCACAGATGCCTTTCAAGAGATCGATGCAGTCGGCATTTCACGCCCCTGTGTCAAACACAACTTTTTAGTAAATAGCGTCGAGGAGCTACCTCGCATCATAAAAGAGGCGTTTTACATCGCAAGATCAGGCCGCCCAGGACCAGTTCATATCGATATCCCAAAAAACGTCACTTCAAGGCTTGGTGACTTTGTCTATCCAAAAGAAATTTCTATCCCAAGCTACAAGCCGACATATAAAGGCAACTCTAAGCAGATCAAAAAAGCCGCAGCTGCGATAAATGAAGCAAAAAGACCACTTCTTTACATCGGTGGTGGTGCGGTCGCATCAAATGCAAGCGAGATCATACGTAAATTTATGAAAAAAACTGGCATCCCAGCGGTCGAGACGCTTATGGCTCTTGGCGTGCTTGATGCAAAAGATAAGCTAAATTTAGGCATGGCAGGCATGCACGGCAGCTACGCTTCAAATATGGCTCTTAGCGAGTGTGACCTTCTCATATCGCTTGGCGCTAGATTTTGCGATAGGGTCACAGGCAGAACTGACGAGTTTGCCAAACATGCTAAGATCATCCACATCGACATCGATCCAAGCTCTATCTCAAAGATCATAAACGCTCACTATCCGATAGTTGGCGATCTTACAAACGTGCTAAGCGAGCTTTATGAAGAGGTGAAAGGTGAGCCTAAAAACTATGCGCCTTGGAGAGAAATTTTAGATAGATATCAAAAGTTAAATCCACTTGGCTACACAGATAGCGACAAGGTCTTAAAGCCTCAATGGGTAGTTGAAGAGACCGCAAAGATAGTTGGCCCTGAGACTATCATCGCAACTGACGTCGGTCAGCACCAGATGTGGGTGGCGCAGTTTTATCCATTTAACCGCGCAAGACAGCTTGTCACAAGTGGCGGCCTTGGCACGATGGGATATGGCCTGCCAGCAGCGATCGGCGCAAAGTGTGCGATGCCTGAGCATTTGGTTGTAAATTTCACAGGCGATGGCTCGATACTTATGAATATCCAAGAGCTAATGACTGCTTATGAGACAAATGTCCCTGTCATAAACATCATCTTAAACAACAACTTCTTAGGCATGGTGCGCCAGTGGCAGACATTTTTCTATGAAAAGCGCTACTCATCGACTGATCTTAGCTTGCAGCCTGATTTTGTCAAGATCGCTGAGGGATTTGGCGGCGTTGGCTTTGTTTGCAAGAGCAAAGATGAGTTTAAAAAGGCTTTAAAAGAGGCGATCAAGAGTAAAAAATCAGCTCTTATCGACGTGAGGATCGACCGCTTTGAGGACGTGCTTCCTATGGTTCCAGCAGGGGCTGCGATTTATAATATGATATTAAAGAGCAAGGAAGAAAAATGA